GCTTTCAAGAGCATTGGGATAACCAGGGTGGAAAGTCCTGAAGAGCTGCTGGATGTTGCCATCGGATTTATAACCCAGCCGCTCCCCAAAGGCAGAAACGTGGCCATATTGACCCCCGGCGGTAGCTACGGAGTTATCTGTGCTGACGCCTGTGCCGCAGAGGGCCTCAATGTGGTCAAGTTGCCAGACAACGTTATCGCAGCGTTCGATAGAGTATTTCCACCACGGTGGAGCCGTGGCAACCCTGTGGACCCTGCTGGAGATAGGAACTTCGTCGCCTTTCTTACCGCTCCAGATAAATTGTTAAAGGTGAGCGAGGTTGATTCACTGATTTTTATGGGATTTAGCGGTTTCTCAATTTTTGCCTCGCTGTTCGTGTCTACAGATTCTGGTGGAACTGCTCCGTGGCTTTCCTCACGCGAAGCATTCCGTGAGCTTGCCAGTGCATTTACCAAGGCGCTTAGTTCGAAAGATGCTGCGGAAATCGGCAAATTTATAAAGCCTATTGTTTCTGGTATGGCTTCAAGGATGGGTATTTATCATGAGGAAGAAATCGGCGAACTGACGGAGATAGTTGCCTCTGCCATCGCCTCTGGGCGGCTCAATGTACCATTTCTCATTAGCGGTTTTTTGCCCCCGGGCTCTCAGGCTCTAGCCGAGATGGGAGTTCGAAATCAACCTACAACTAATGAAGCGGTGGCTCATTTTCTGGTGGCATTGGCGGAGCAGTGGGTGGCAAGTAATGGGAAGCCGGTGCTTACCACCACCTTCTTTGCTGAGGACCAGCCCCGTCTACAGGGGACTCATTATGCTTATCCTTCTGGCAGACATGCCGCCAGGGTTCTGATTAAGATGGTGGAATATAAGGAGTACCTGGAAGCTATCGGCGCATATAAGGGATGATGCCTCGTTCTGTGTAGTGGTTGAAAGGAGGGACCGGTATGTCAAAAATCCAACATGTATTTGGAATTATGCTTATGCTTGTAGTTGTGCTCCTGTTTGGCACGATTGGCTGTATGTCGTCTGTTTCGGATAGCGACTGTGGCACGCTGCAAGCCGAGCTGGATAGAGCCAATGCTGAATTAAATAAGCTTAAGGCTGAGCTGGAAGGAATACAAGCTGAGGTTACCGCAGTTAAGACTGCTTCTCTGGAGGAACTACTGCAGCAGCGGAGGTCAATCAGAGAATATATTGACGCACCTCTAACTCAAGACGAAGTGATGAAGCTGCTCTGGGCTGGGCAGGGGATAACCAGTGCCAGAGGTTTTCGCACTGCGCCTTCGGCCGGGGCGCTTTACCCTCTTGAGATATATCTGGTAGCTGGTAATGTGGATAACCTGGCACCTGGCATCTATAAATATAATCCTGTAAAGAATGACCTGACCCTTGTCAAGGAAGGAGATGCCCGGGCTATTCTGGCTTCGGCATCTCTGGGCCAGAGAAGTGTGGCGGACGGAGCCATAGATATTGTGATTGCTGCTGTCTACGAGCGGACGCAAATCAAATATGGCCCCAGGGGCGAGAGATATGTCCATATCGAGGTTGGTCATGCTGCTCAGAATATATGTCTTCAGGCGACCGCCCTGGGGTTGGGGTTGGTGACGATTGGTGCCTTCGATGATGCTGCGATAGCAAAAATTATTGGAATGTCCTCTGATGAAGCTCCGCTGTATGTGATGCCGGTGGGCAGAATAAAGTAGGGCGACCTTACAAGGTCGCCCTGGCAGGATTTGGCGAAAACTACTCTTGGCTAAGGTTATTTCCCCGCCTTGGACTTGTTGTTTGGCTTATCCTTGTCGGGCTTGTTTTGACCATTGTCTTGGGTAGCTTCCTGTCCCTGTGTTTGATTGTCTGTGACCGAGTTTTTCTTTAGCTGCCCCTTACCCGGATTGGCTTCCTCATCGTCATCGTCTTGAGTCGCTTGTTCGCTGCCAGCCTGGTTTTGCACCTCTGACATTATTTGGAGCTGCTCCTCTGCGCCTTGGTTCTCTACCCTCTCCCTTATCTGAAGCTGTTCCTCTTCTTGGTCTTTGTCCTTCTTGCCGGCGTGCTCAGCAGCCTGGGACTTCGGATTAAACGGCTTTTGCAATCCCGGCGCTTTTTCAATCCCCTTACCGGGAACGCCACTTAGCTTGAGTATCTCAAATTTGGTCAAAAGCGTCTTGCTAATAATAGTGAGGGAAACTGTAGCTGTGTCGCTACCAGTTAGGCTATTGCCGAGACCGTCAGTACCGGTAACATTAGCCGTATTGACGATGGACTTGCCTCGTAGAAAATCCCAGATTGAGACGGTGTAAGTAGCATTGGCTGTGATAGTCTGGCCGGGGGCAAGCGCCATGTTGTCGTTACCATTCAGGGTTATTGGGCCTAGCTTGTCATCTTCCAAGGTTATGTTGTCAATAGCGATGTCACCCGTGTTCGTAATAGTGTAAGTATAGGTAATAACTTCATGTGGTGAGGCCGTTTCCCTGTCAGCTTCTTTGTTTATCTGAAGTTCAGTGTTGTATGACAATTCAACCGTGGCTGTGCCTGTATCAGTGAAGAGATTACCGTCAGGGTCAGTACCTGAGACTTCGGCGGTGTTCACCAGCGGGCCAGGTAAATCAGTTTCAGCCACAGTGTAGGTAGCAGTAGCTGTAATAGTGGCACCGGAATCGAGGCTTGTTTGCCCGCCGAGGTCGATTGTACCAAGCGGGTCATCTTCTAAGGTGATGTTCTCGATGGTGACATTGTCGGTGTTGGTGATAGTATAGGTGTAAGTGATGGTATCACCTACAGAAGCCGAGGTTGGGTCGGCTGATTTGCTGATGCTGAGGCTAGCTTCCTCCTGGGCGCTGACATTTATCATGGACATGGGCATCAGCAGGGCGACGATGGCTATTAGTACCGGGATGCTCCACTTTTTCATGTTTTGAACCTCCTCTTTGTGGGTTTTTTTGATAGGACGGTTTTCTGTATAGAATTCCGTCCTGTCGCTAATTAATAAACGAAATGGAGCAGAAAAGGTTTATGCACGGTTAGGCAGGAGGCTGAGCGGGGCTAAAGCCCCGCGGCTATGTGTTTTACTAGAGGGTTGCCTGAGCGGTGCTCATGTTATGGTTGGAAAAAGCTGCTTGTCCAGGCGGGTCTGGGTGGTGCTTGGCCTGACTTGAGCATCTCTTTCCACTGCTCGTCGGTGAGGCGGCTGTCGATGGGCTGTTTGAACTCGTAGTAGCTTAAGGTAGGCCCGGCGCCGATGATAGTCCTGCCATCAGGGACTTTGTAAGCTACCAGTATAAGGTCGACATAGCCCACTCCTTCTTCCAGAACCTGCGCCGGTGTGTTGGTATCAGTGTGGACGTCAGCCACAATAGTCGTTTCCTTGCCTTCGGCTTCGACGCCAACGATTATATTCTCAAGGCTCTTGCCGAAGTCCCTGATGAAGTCATAGTCGTCCTGGGTAAGCTCCTTGCCCTCAAGCTCGTCGACGGCTATAGTCAGCGACCTTTCCAGAACGGATTCCAAGCTTACCAGGCGATTATCCTCTTCCTGGCTCAGAGCGCCAAGCTGAGATAGTCCGGCTCTGGTCATTCTGGTCAGGTCTAGCATACGGGCGTAAAACGCTGGCACCGGCTCGATATAGCCGACGAGCGACTTTGGCGGCGGCAGCGGTCCCGGTGCCATTGCTAAAGTGGGGGTGTAGCTTTGCTTGGCGTACAGTATGGTGTCGTGCCGGAGCTCCGCCCAGGATGCTAGAGCGGTGTTAAGCTCCTTGTCCTGCCAGGCTTCGGTCTGCATAAATGTGGGATAGCCCTTGCCGAATTTCTCAAGCAATGAGTCCAAGGCATATAGCCAGGCCCAATACAGGTTGCGGTTCCAGTCCTCTTCGGTGAAGGCAGCGAACTGGTCTTTAAGCTGCTTGAGCTGCTTATCATAGCTGGTGTCCTTGCCCTGATATTCGGTGTCTCCTTCTCGTTTTAATATGTCATAGGCTCTGTCTGAGCCGAGCACTGCCATGATGTCCAGTCCTCTGGGGAAGCACCTGGCCGGGCCCAGTTGGGTCATCTTCATGGTGAAAGGATTACCCGTGCCGACATACAATCCCACTGCTGGCGATACCAGGTTCTGGAACATGTAGGAGTCAGGGACGAACCGCTGCCCCATAAACCTCATGCCTTTGGTCTTGGCCAGGCACTCGTAGAGTTTCTCCTTTGTTACAGGGGGGTAGATGATACAAACTCCTGAGCCGCCGTAGATTTCAGGATTTCTCATCTGAGCCAGCTCTGCTTTCAGCTCGAGCATCTTGGTTTCAGCAGCGAGCTGGTTGAGGGCGAATTCCTGTCCGAAGACTTTCTCTAAGGCGGTCAGGTATTCGTATGGTGTCAGGTCATCGGCGGTGCCGACGAAGAAAGAGGTGACGGCATAGATTCTGTCCCAGACATCTTTGGCGGTATAATCGGCGACTTTGACACTGGGCAGCTCGGCTGAAATAAGAGATGCCTGAATGGTAGCGATTTCGGCATCCTCCTCGGATATCAAGGCGTCATCGCCTCCCTTGAGCAAGAAGGCCATCCTGCCGTACCACATCATCGTCTTGAAGTAGCTCTTCAATATCTCACTGCGGGTGTAATGTCCCCTGGGCACATATTGAGAATAGTCCTCACAGTAGCAGAGGGGCACATCGCATATACAATTTTTGTCTGAATTGAAGACAGAGCTGGGTTTGAATCCCTGGTGAGCTTCGATATTCTTGAGTTCCTCGTTGACCTCCTTTTTGACATAGCTGGGAATGTCGAAGTCTATCTTATTTGAAGGTGTCTGAAGCAGCTTTAGAGCCACGGCGAAATAGGCTACGTTTCTTCTGGCAGCTTCTTTAAGCGCCGGCTGGGTGAAAGCCTGGTAGTCGGCTTCGGCTCTTTTAAGCATTGCCAGGCTCATATCGATAAGCTGGCTGTAAAACTCTTCCTCCTCGATTCGCTTCAGAATTTCGTTGAACTGAATATGATACAGGTGAAGCAGAGTGTC
This window of the Chloroflexota bacterium genome carries:
- a CDS encoding SagB/ThcOx family dehydrogenase; protein product: MSSVSDSDCGTLQAELDRANAELNKLKAELEGIQAEVTAVKTASLEELLQQRRSIREYIDAPLTQDEVMKLLWAGQGITSARGFRTAPSAGALYPLEIYLVAGNVDNLAPGIYKYNPVKNDLTLVKEGDARAILASASLGQRSVADGAIDIVIAAVYERTQIKYGPRGERYVHIEVGHAAQNICLQATALGLGLVTIGAFDDAAIAKIIGMSSDEAPLYVMPVGRIK
- a CDS encoding DUF3160 domain-containing protein, with product MKVAKILTAAVIALAIVISGCATQPAPSHTTPQLTVPPTSELPNPKLAMASAYKPTSVSFTPKSPTYSLPLDSTQITNSDQIQSEFNLNSGQEALLKGNGFVVIQWGGDDIVGPYKTLKNMDVPIFVTTDTLLHLYHIQFNEILKRIEEEEFYSQLIDMSLAMLKRAEADYQAFTQPALKEAARRNVAYFAVALKLLQTPSNKIDFDIPSYVKKEVNEELKNIEAHQGFKPSSVFNSDKNCICDVPLCYCEDYSQYVPRGHYTRSEILKSYFKTMMWYGRMAFLLKGGDDALISEEDAEIATIQASLISAELPSVKVADYTAKDVWDRIYAVTSFFVGTADDLTPYEYLTALEKVFGQEFALNQLAAETKMLELKAELAQMRNPEIYGGSGVCIIYPPVTKEKLYECLAKTKGMRFMGQRFVPDSYMFQNLVSPAVGLYVGTGNPFTMKMTQLGPARCFPRGLDIMAVLGSDRAYDILKREGDTEYQGKDTSYDKQLKQLKDQFAAFTEEDWNRNLYWAWLYALDSLLEKFGKGYPTFMQTEAWQDKELNTALASWAELRHDTILYAKQSYTPTLAMAPGPLPPPKSLVGYIEPVPAFYARMLDLTRMTRAGLSQLGALSQEEDNRLVSLESVLERSLTIAVDELEGKELTQDDYDFIRDFGKSLENIIVGVEAEGKETTIVADVHTDTNTPAQVLEEGVGYVDLILVAYKVPDGRTIIGAGPTLSYYEFKQPIDSRLTDEQWKEMLKSGQAPPRPAWTSSFFQP